The following nucleotide sequence is from Vicinamibacteria bacterium.
AGATCACGACGCCGGGACACTACTGCTTCCACCGAAACCTCAGTACCGCATTGAACTCCCCTCCCTTCGCCGCGATCACGATCGATGCCGACTTCGTCTGGCTCGACCTGAACAACTTCACGCTGGATGGCTCTCCAGCGGGGACGGGGAGCAATACGACTGGGATTCTCGCGGTGGGCAACCACAAGAACATCACTGTCCGCAACGGAATCGTCAAGGGTTTTTTCGATGGAATCAATCTCGACGGGGCAGGAAGCAACTACACGGTGGAAAACATCTGGGCGGATAGTAACTATGTCAACGGAATCGCCGTTCGAGGAACGGGTGGAAACCACGTGGTGCGCAACAACGTGGTGACGAACACGGGTGGCTCGACCGACCCGGGTGAGATCACGGGTCCTAACGCTGCCCTGGGCATCGAGGTATCGGGCCCGCTGAGCAGCACGAGCAACAACCTAGTCACCCATACTTTCAACCACTCCCCACAGGGAGAGGCAGTCGGAATCTCACTCGATGACGAAGGAGACGGTCAGATAGGTGTCAACAACCACGTCATAGACTCCGGGAACACCGGCATCGCCTGTGGGCCCAAGGTAGTCCTTCGTGACAACGTCGTTCTCAGCGCACCACAGCCCTACTCCCTCGCGCCGGGTTGCACCAAGATCGGCACAACCAACTTTCCCTGAGGCCGCGATTCCGTCGCGTGTGTGCCCCGCGCCGGGGGGGGCGTCCCGCGGAGGAAACTGCCGTCTCCGCAGTCACGCGGGCTTCGGGTTGCCAGGGCGAATATGTGATGCCAGCCCTTAGGCACCCGACCTTTTTTCGTACATTCCGTTAAGCCGGTTCCCCGGGCCCAGATGCCGGAGGGCTAGATCGGCGTGGTGACCGCAGACGCCGCAAGCCAATCCCGATAGGAGCGACGCAACCCCGTTTGCGAGGGGATTCCGGAATGTCACGGACCTCCGTCCTTTCGTCAAGTGCCGCAATCGCCTATGATCCTCGATTGAATGAGCGGGGCGCTCGACGATACCCTTTGCAGGCCCAGTCGACCCTCCAATCTCCTTGCCCCCTCCGCGGCCTTGGAAGCCGCCTTGCCCTTGGTCTCCGTTATCGTGCCTGTCTTCGAACAGACCGAGCCGCTCAAGCGTTGCCTTGCCGCCCTCGCGATCCAGGACTATCCCGGCGACTACGAGATCCTGGTCGTCGACAACGGGGAAGTGGAGTCCCTCGCTCCGGTTGTAGCCGGGGTGGCCCGAGCGCGGCTCGTGCACGAACCACAGCCCGGGTCCTACTCGGCGCGGAACCGGGGCGTGCTCGAGGCCCGGGCTGAAATCCTGGCGTTCACCGACGCCGACTGTGTTCCCGCCCGGGACTGGCTCGCGGCCGGGGTGCGAGCGCTTCTCGCGGAGCCAGAGTGTGGGCTCGTCGCCGGGCGAATCGATCTCGCGATCGCGGACGCATGGCAGCCGACAGCGGCCGAGCTCTACGAAAGCGTGGCTGCTTTTCGCCAGCGTGAGTACGTGGAGCGCTGGCATTTCGGGGCTACGGCCAACCTCTTTACGCGGCGAGCGGTTTTCAACCGAGTGGGGCTGTTCGACGAGAGGCTGCGTTCGCTCGGGGACCGGGAGTGGGGGTACCGGGTAAGCCAAGCCGGCTTCTTCCTCCGCTATGCGGAAGGAGCGCGTACCTGCCACTCCGCGCGCCGCTCGGTCGCAGAGCTGCTCCGGCGCACTCAGCGACTGGCGGGTGGCTACTTCGAGCTGGCGCGCACGGGGGGGCTGACAGCCAAGACCCTTGTCCTGGATGCGCCTATGGGTCTGGCCATGCGGGGTACCCTCGCGGGGCTCGCTAAGGACGCTGGCGCCCGGCGACGCCCGCGGGGTGCGGGCGAGCACACGCGAGTAGCGCTAGTAACGGTGGCCGTGGTCCTCATCCGCGCGCTCGAGTTGACCCGGCTCGCGCTGGGGGGCGAGCCCCGTCGTCGCTGAGGGAGAATCATGGGACCCGACCTCACCGTCGTCTTGGAAACGACGACGGGCGACTTCACCGGCGCCTGCGACTCCCGGCGCAACCTGACGGAGTGGATGGGCGAGGCCGCCTCCCTAGCCGCCCACAGGGCCGAGATAGTACTGGCCTCTCCCGCCCCCCTCCAAGGCCTTCCGGAACGGCCGAGCAGTTTGCCCCTCCGCCAGCTGATCGTGCCCGGCGCCGGGTATTACGCCCTAAAGAATGCGGCCGCCAACGAGGCGCAAGGCGCCCTGGTTTTCTTTAGCGATCTTGACTGCCGGCCCACGGTTGGTTGCTTGCGAGTCCTCATGGAGGCCTTCGCGGACCGCGAGGTGGGCGGCGTGGCCGGCCGGTCATACTACGATGGCCAGGGGCTCGTGACCCGCATCGGCTCGGCCCACTCCTGGGGGGACCTCCACCGGGGGCAGGCCGCCTTCGAGCGGGCGGCGGCGGTGGCCCATAACGTGGCCATTCGGCGCGAGCTGTACGCTCGTGACCCTTTTGGTCCGTTTGCCGGCCGGATCGGGGGCGATCGCTACTTGACAGAGGCCCTCCGCTCCTCGGGCCGGCGCTTCGTCCTCGAGGAACGACTCATCCTGTTCCATGAGGATCCGACCTGGCGACTGCGCGGGTTGGTTGAGCGACACCTGCGAGACACGTTCGTGCCGCTGCACTACGGAACCAACCAACAGCGCTTTTCGGCACCGTTGACCCTGGCCTGCGCTCTCGGCCTGCGGCTCGGCCTCCGCCTGAAGCGCGTGGCCCTCGCCGGCAAACGGCTTGGGATCGGGGTTCGCCACCTACCGGTCGTCATCGCGGTCGAGGGCATCTATTGGGCGCTGGACCTGCTCCTAACCCTCGCGGTGCTGGCGGTTCCCTCCTGGCGTCGCCGCTGGCTGGCCTTCCTGCTGCCCAACGCCGTCGTGGCTTGACCCTGCCTCCAGAGTCGGCTGCGGCCCGGTCCGATCAGCTCGTCCGCCGGTAAAGGAAGTAGCCGTCCTTGCTGTAGACCAGCAGGTACTGACGGTTTGTCAGCATCCAGTCATGGATCTCTTCCATCCGCCGTGGCCCCAGCAATGGGTATCGGCTCTTAAGATCGTAGAGCACATAGTCTGGCTGCAGCTTCCCGCTCTCGAAGTCCTTGCCATCTCTGAAGAACAGGTACGTTTCGTGAGCCGGTGCCACGTAGGTGCCGAGCGTGAAGTGGGTGATGACGCTTCGCCCTCCGGGGATGCGGTTTGTGAGAATGTCCCAGCCCACGCGGTGGTGCTCGTGGTAGCCCTTTCCAAATCGCCCTTCGTCTGCGAGCACGCTCTGCAAGCTGGGGCTGCGCTCTAGGCCGTCGGGCAGGGCCACGTTTCGAACCACGCCGGTCAGGAGGAGGAGGCCGGCCGCGAGGGGCAGGGACCAGCGGTCGACAAAGGTCATGGCCACGGGACGGCCGGCCACCAGCTTCAAAAGGACGGACCGCAGGTTCAGGAGTGCCTTCGGCAGCACGGGAGCGAAGAGGATGAGGGAAGGGATCGAGTAGTAGAAGGCCAAGGAGTTGCGGGCCGGGCTCGTTGAGTTGAGCCAGAGGTAGAAGACGGGGAGAGCGGAGAGCGATCTTAGGGGAGCGAATAGGGGCAAGAAGAGGAGTGAGGAGAGGAAGGCGAGACCAGGGCCGCTGACGAGCTTGACCCCGGTGCTCAAGGGATGAGTTACAAGATAGCGGAGCACCTCCCACTTCGTAGCCCCTTGGGTGTAAAGGAGGGCGAAGGCGTCCTCGCGCTGCGGATAGAGATGCGGGAAGAGCCAGCCAG
It contains:
- a CDS encoding right-handed parallel beta-helix repeat-containing protein, coding for MRVFREESRLPMVSMVVALVWLLPPSGARADETEFCHQFVTSLPFKITTPGHYCFHRNLSTALNSPPFAAITIDADFVWLDLNNFTLDGSPAGTGSNTTGILAVGNHKNITVRNGIVKGFFDGINLDGAGSNYTVENIWADSNYVNGIAVRGTGGNHVVRNNVVTNTGGSTDPGEITGPNAALGIEVSGPLSSTSNNLVTHTFNHSPQGEAVGISLDDEGDGQIGVNNHVIDSGNTGIACGPKVVLRDNVVLSAPQPYSLAPGCTKIGTTNFP
- a CDS encoding glycosyltransferase; protein product: MPLVSVIVPVFEQTEPLKRCLAALAIQDYPGDYEILVVDNGEVESLAPVVAGVARARLVHEPQPGSYSARNRGVLEARAEILAFTDADCVPARDWLAAGVRALLAEPECGLVAGRIDLAIADAWQPTAAELYESVAAFRQREYVERWHFGATANLFTRRAVFNRVGLFDERLRSLGDREWGYRVSQAGFFLRYAEGARTCHSARRSVAELLRRTQRLAGGYFELARTGGLTAKTLVLDAPMGLAMRGTLAGLAKDAGARRRPRGAGEHTRVALVTVAVVLIRALELTRLALGGEPRRR
- a CDS encoding glycosyltransferase, whose translation is MGPDLTVVLETTTGDFTGACDSRRNLTEWMGEAASLAAHRAEIVLASPAPLQGLPERPSSLPLRQLIVPGAGYYALKNAAANEAQGALVFFSDLDCRPTVGCLRVLMEAFADREVGGVAGRSYYDGQGLVTRIGSAHSWGDLHRGQAAFERAAAVAHNVAIRRELYARDPFGPFAGRIGGDRYLTEALRSSGRRFVLEERLILFHEDPTWRLRGLVERHLRDTFVPLHYGTNQQRFSAPLTLACALGLRLGLRLKRVALAGKRLGIGVRHLPVVIAVEGIYWALDLLLTLAVLAVPSWRRRWLAFLLPNAVVA
- a CDS encoding DUF2079 domain-containing protein; translation: MRGKIPLMLLAGFAIAGVPLYLAYATLQLEWHDHGSIYVKLQNVFTNGLQAKVHFAPFLYLLAALVQPFNSLLFFLALHVTALVLGAYALFLITRDCTASDSTAALLFFAFLANPYAVAANLYTHYDIFMVPALLFFYLFMSRERLPEAVACLVLALTIKEDVWLYASILILSRARRMSRKRLALLLGITAGYAVFATGWLFPHLYPQREDAFALLYTQGATKWEVLRYLVTHPLSTGVKLVSGPGLAFLSSLLFLPLFAPLRSLSALPVFYLWLNSTSPARNSLAFYYSIPSLILFAPVLPKALLNLRSVLLKLVAGRPVAMTFVDRWSLPLAAGLLLLTGVVRNVALPDGLERSPSLQSVLADEGRFGKGYHEHHRVGWDILTNRIPGGRSVITHFTLGTYVAPAHETYLFFRDGKDFESGKLQPDYVLYDLKSRYPLLGPRRMEEIHDWMLTNRQYLLVYSKDGYFLYRRTS